CTCGACGTCACCCACGACGTCGAGGTCGACGGCGTCAAGATCGGCGAGATCGGGCTCAACCCCTGGAACGTCACCCTCAACTGGCACATCATCAACGGCAAGCACTTCAACTGGTACGTCGGCCCGACCGTCGCCTTCATCGACTGGGGGAACCTCGAGCTGACCGGCGGCGGCTCCGCCGAGGTCGACAGCGAGACCACGTTCGGGATCTCGACCGGCGTCGACCTCGCGCTCGGAAGCCACTTCGCCCTCTTCGGCGGGCTGCGCTGGCTCGACGCGAGCGCCGAGTCCCAGGGCGACTCGGTCAGCGTCGATCCGCTCTTCGCCCGGTTCGGAGTCGCGTTCCGCTTCTGATCCCGACTCCGACCGATTCGAAGGGCCGGTTCGGCGATCGCCGACCGGCCCTTCGTGTCTTCCGATCCGTGCGCGTCGCTTACGGACACGCGTTCGCCGAAGCGCCCACCCCCGCATCGCGCGACGCCACCTGCGTCGCCGAGCCGTCGTCGTAGCTTCCCGCGCCGCACGAACCGACCGCGCGGACGAGGTACCAGTCGCCGTCCCCCTCGACCGGGACATGGGCGTCGGAGACCGACGTCGCGACGACGTCGTTCGCCGCGCACGCGTCGGTCGCCGTCGCGAACGACCCCGCGTCGCGCAGCGTGGACAACGAGCCACGCAGGACGTCGTACGCCGAAGCGGAGGCCGACGCCGACCACGACAGTTCGGTCGCACCGGCGAACACCAGCCCCGAAGCCGCCGACGGCGCCGGAGCCACGGACGCGTTCGTGACGTTCGAGGCGACCGTCGCGCCGGCCCGCTCGACGGCGACGTAGTAGGCCCCCGACGCAGCCGCCGTCGCGCCGGAAACCGTCGGGTTCTGTTCGGTGGAGGCGAACCCGTTCGGGCCGCTCCACGCATACGTCACCCCGGGGTCCGAGTACTGCGCCGAAAGGGCGAGGGTCGCCCCTTCGCAGACGGGGCCGTTGTTCGAGACGCTCAGCGTCGCCGAGCCGGCCGAGCACGACGCGATGACCTGCGCGTTCGCGATCGAGACGGCGTCGACGTACCAGCCCGTCGAGCCCCCCGAGCCGTCGTCCCCTTCGCGCCAGCGGACCTGGACCGACTTGTTCTGCAGGGCGGCGTCCGCGCCGAGGTTCACCACGACCTGGGTCATCGCGCCGAGGTTCCCCTGGCACCAGGCCCGCCGGCCGCTGATCGGGTTGAAGCGGGAGGTGATCAGCCCGTTGAACCCGCCGGAGACGAAGTCGGCGTCCGGAACCGTCGTCCACGAGGTCCCGTTCGTCGTGTACTCGAGCGTGCCGCCGTCGGGGCAGTTCGAGGAGGTCCCCTGGAACCGGTAGGTGTGCCAGAAGGAGAGCGTGGTCTGCGGCCCGACGATGAACGACGGCGTCGTGAGCACCTTGTCGGAGGTCGTCGCGACGTCCTCCGCGAACCACGCGTGCGTCCCGTCCTTCTTCTGCGCCGTCGACCACGTCCAGTCGGTCGTCCCCTGACGGATCGCGTGGCTCCACCCGGCGAGGTCGAAGCCGCCGCCGGACAGCGCGCCCTCGAACGTGTCGGTCCAGGAGACCGGGGTGATCGGCCCGGTGGGCGAGGCGCCGCGCTGGACGCCGTTGCCTTCCTCGAGGCCGTTGATCGCGTCCACGGCGCGGACGACGTAGTAGTAGGTCACGCCGTCGGCGACTGCGCCGGCGTCCGTGAACGCGGTGCCGGGAACCCCGGTCGCGATCCGGTGGGCCGGCTGGGGGACGAAGCCGGAGGTCGTGCTCCGGTACACGTTGTAGCGGAGCGTCCCGCCGGTGCACGCGGAGGTGCCCGCGCTCCACGCGAGGTTCAGGGCGCAGGTGCTCGCGGCGCCGTTGGCCACGCTCGCGAGGCCGCCGAACGTCGGCGCCAGCGTGCACAATCCCGTCGCGACCACGCT
The sequence above is a segment of the Candidatus Polarisedimenticolaceae bacterium genome. Coding sequences within it:
- a CDS encoding outer membrane beta-barrel protein, translating into MKQLAWTVLGVAALAAVPTQAAEADYNFKLFGGVAYVTPLSDSTVEGDLVEASSEVGYEIGGEWKPFDRFGFEVSYLDVTHDVEVDGVKIGEIGLNPWNVTLNWHIINGKHFNWYVGPTVAFIDWGNLELTGGGSAEVDSETTFGISTGVDLALGSHFALFGGLRWLDASAESQGDSVSVDPLFARFGVAFRF